The following proteins come from a genomic window of Polaribacter dokdonensis:
- a CDS encoding CatB-related O-acetyltransferase yields MIKEFLKRILLKSNKNIITDKQSVINYNISILNFNKKYPSRITNSICSISEIGIGCKISDTKCFGNVSIGNFVSITGPGTIINSIKEKINIGSFTSIGQNVCIVDFNHAFNRSTSSFIINKIFQGNIAEEIITKGKTIIEEDVWIGSNSVITAGIKIGRGAVIGAGSIVTKDIPKYSIAFGNPAKIISARFSENKILFLEEIEWWKWDTNKILRNREFFETDIAKQSIEEIKNKIND; encoded by the coding sequence ATGATTAAAGAATTTTTAAAAAGGATTTTATTGAAGTCAAATAAGAATATAATTACTGATAAGCAATCAGTAATTAATTATAACATCTCTATTTTAAATTTTAATAAAAAATACCCTTCTAGGATAACTAATTCAATTTGTTCTATTTCAGAAATTGGTATTGGTTGTAAAATTTCCGATACAAAATGTTTTGGAAATGTTTCAATCGGTAATTTTGTTAGTATTACAGGTCCTGGAACTATTATAAATTCCATAAAAGAAAAAATCAATATAGGTAGTTTTACGTCTATAGGTCAAAATGTTTGTATAGTAGATTTCAACCATGCTTTTAATCGGAGTACTAGTTCATTTATTATTAATAAAATTTTTCAAGGTAATATTGCTGAAGAAATTATTACAAAGGGAAAAACGATAATAGAGGAAGACGTTTGGATTGGTTCAAATTCAGTTATTACAGCTGGAATCAAAATAGGAAGAGGTGCAGTAATTGGAGCTGGAAGTATTGTGACTAAAGATATACCTAAATATAGTATTGCATTTGGAAATCCGGCTAAAATAATTTCAGCTCGATTTTCTGAAAATAAAATTCTTTTTTTAGAAGAAATAGAATGGTGGAAATGGGATACAAATAAGATTTTAAGAAACAGGGAATTTTTTGAAACTGACATAGCTAAACAATCAATAGAGGAAATAAAAAATAAAATTAATGATTAA
- a CDS encoding glycosyltransferase, producing the protein MKINHIVNSIDKSAGGTAIYVRDLSNSLIKSNTFLKVSYNKSNVPLKFNNDVILKSYNKKQNLLNKPLEDIFHINGIWSLFLHKMVSRAKKHKIPYVVSPHGMLEDWSLSHNKLIKYLALFIYQRKDIARSSCIHVTAKSEMQSVKKLGFTNPIAIIPNGIDLTKFPIYYEKHNKHEKIKKKSFLFLSRIHPKKGLEMLIDAWSQIEHDNKEQWVIKIIGNGETEYIQSLMNRIVNKNLTDSIQILPPIFDDKLKYEAYKTADVFVLPTHSENFGIVIIEALACEIPVITTKGAPWHDLIIEKCGWWIDVGTEPLKRALLEVLNKSNFDIKKMGANGRNLVEKKYSLEIVTRKTLDMYSWILNKTEKPDFIH; encoded by the coding sequence ATGAAAATAAATCACATTGTAAATAGTATAGATAAGAGTGCTGGTGGAACAGCTATATATGTTAGAGATTTATCTAACTCTTTAATAAAATCAAATACATTCTTAAAAGTTTCATATAATAAATCAAATGTGCCTCTTAAATTTAATAATGATGTTATCTTAAAATCTTATAATAAGAAACAAAATTTGTTAAATAAACCATTAGAAGATATATTTCATATTAATGGTATTTGGAGTTTGTTTTTGCATAAAATGGTTTCACGAGCTAAGAAACATAAAATTCCTTACGTAGTATCACCACATGGGATGTTAGAGGATTGGTCATTGAGTCATAACAAATTAATAAAATATTTGGCATTGTTTATATATCAGAGAAAAGATATTGCTAGATCTAGTTGTATACATGTTACAGCCAAATCCGAAATGCAAAGTGTTAAGAAATTAGGTTTTACGAATCCTATTGCTATAATTCCAAACGGAATAGATTTAACTAAATTTCCAATATATTATGAAAAACATAATAAACACGAGAAAATTAAAAAAAAATCATTTCTTTTTCTTTCAAGAATTCATCCTAAGAAAGGACTAGAAATGCTTATAGATGCTTGGTCACAAATAGAACATGATAATAAGGAACAATGGGTTATTAAAATTATTGGTAATGGAGAAACGGAATATATCCAATCTTTGATGAATAGAATTGTAAACAAAAATCTTACAGATTCTATACAAATATTACCACCAATTTTTGATGATAAATTAAAATATGAAGCTTATAAAACTGCTGATGTTTTTGTTCTTCCAACACATAGTGAAAATTTTGGTATAGTAATAATAGAAGCCTTAGCTTGTGAAATTCCTGTAATAACAACCAAAGGAGCTCCTTGGCATGATTTAATAATTGAAAAATGTGGTTGGTGGATTGACGTTGGTACTGAGCCTTTAAAAAGGGCATTACTTGAAGTATTAAATAAAAGTAATTTTGATATTAAAAAGATGGGAGCTAATGGTAGAAATTTAGTAGAGAAAAAATATTCTCTCGAAATCGTCACTAGAAAGACATTAGACATGTATAGTTGGATACTTAATAAAACTGAAAAACCAGATTTCATTCATTAA
- a CDS encoding glycosyltransferase WbsX family protein, producing the protein MKIIAYYLPQYYPFKENNKWWGEGFTEWTNVGKAKKLFKNHYQPKIPADLGYYDLRVPQVREKQAELARQAGIHGFCYWHYWFGNGKQLLDLPMKEILNTKKPNFPFCLGWANESWKAKVWNLNDTSNDKMLIEQLYPGEEDIINHFYSILPALKDKRYITIENKPVFVVYKPFLLKDAKKFIEIWNKLISKEKLSEGFFFIGHTVNIKEKDEILNLGFNCVNIVRNGEYRFNKEVIKKISFQLFKFKILKKPLKLKYSFISRYFIQDIDKSEEIIPTIIPNWDHTPRSGNKGVVFHESKPLFFRKHVQKALDVTKHKKRKVLFLKSWNEWGEGNYMEPDLKFGKKYIEILGEEVKEI; encoded by the coding sequence ATGAAAATAATTGCTTACTATCTTCCTCAATATTATCCTTTTAAAGAAAACAATAAATGGTGGGGTGAAGGCTTTACGGAGTGGACAAATGTAGGGAAAGCAAAAAAACTTTTTAAAAATCATTATCAGCCTAAAATTCCTGCTGATTTAGGATACTATGATTTAAGGGTGCCTCAAGTTAGAGAAAAACAAGCAGAATTAGCTAGACAAGCGGGCATTCATGGTTTTTGTTATTGGCACTATTGGTTTGGTAATGGAAAACAGCTTTTAGATTTGCCAATGAAAGAAATTTTAAACACAAAGAAACCAAACTTTCCATTTTGCTTAGGTTGGGCGAACGAATCCTGGAAAGCCAAAGTTTGGAACCTTAACGATACTAGTAATGACAAAATGTTAATTGAGCAACTCTATCCAGGAGAAGAAGACATTATAAATCATTTTTATTCAATATTACCAGCTTTGAAAGATAAACGTTATATAACAATTGAAAACAAACCTGTTTTTGTTGTGTACAAGCCTTTTTTATTAAAAGATGCAAAAAAATTCATTGAAATTTGGAACAAATTAATTAGTAAAGAAAAATTATCTGAAGGATTTTTTTTCATAGGACATACTGTCAATATTAAAGAAAAAGATGAAATTTTAAATTTAGGTTTTAATTGTGTTAATATAGTTAGGAATGGTGAATATAGATTTAATAAAGAGGTAATAAAAAAAATTTCTTTTCAACTTTTTAAATTTAAAATATTAAAAAAACCACTTAAACTTAAATATTCTTTCATTTCTAGATATTTTATTCAAGATATTGATAAATCTGAAGAAATCATACCGACTATAATCCCAAACTGGGATCATACACCAAGAAGCGGGAATAAAGGAGTTGTATTTCATGAATCTAAACCTCTTTTTTTTCGAAAGCACGTGCAAAAAGCTTTGGATGTTACGAAGCATAAAAAAAGAAAAGTTTTATTTTTAAAATCTTGGAACGAATGGGGAGAGGGTAACTATATGGAGCCTGACTTGAAATTTGGCAAGAAATATATAGAGATATTAGGGGAAGAAGTTAAAGAAATTTAA
- a CDS encoding oligosaccharide flippase family protein — translation MKNKKQDNFNSVAIKSGSGYMIANILIRASALLTAPIFTRILSTSDYGIAANFIAWMNIFLIFTGLGLPYSIGVAKMDFPKQLNKYIASIQTLGNISALIFLIIAVLFKQKLAEWMILDGDLVLVMFIYLLVLPSVVFSQEKYKFQLKYKENIYIAFVNSFGAIFSCLILIFFVFNVDRYYGRIIGLILPMFLMGIFFFIKIIREGWFANVKKYWKYALKISLPMIPHALAMVVLNQIDRIMIIDSSGSSDAGLYSFGFAYAILLMIFSNAILQAYKPWLYTKYKTNELLQIKDSHRIITFIVCLLTIVIIAVGPEVLKVLGAKEFWEAKWVIVPIALSALFQYIYNSYSSLELYHKKTKIIAIGSVITALINYMLNSSFIPIYGYTAAAYTTFISYLILSIFHYFGYKNICKKVVFDDNFIWVSALLTIGVSFIMLFFYNSILLRYTLLILLLGLVFILKKNKIKEVSKTLFITYKK, via the coding sequence TTGAAAAACAAAAAACAAGATAACTTTAATTCTGTAGCAATCAAATCCGGTTCTGGTTATATGATTGCAAATATTTTGATCAGAGCTAGTGCACTTTTGACTGCTCCAATTTTTACTAGAATTTTGAGTACTTCTGATTATGGAATTGCAGCTAACTTTATAGCTTGGATGAATATTTTTTTAATCTTCACAGGTTTAGGTTTGCCTTACTCAATAGGTGTTGCAAAAATGGATTTTCCAAAACAATTAAATAAGTATATAGCATCTATACAAACTTTAGGCAACATATCCGCATTAATATTTCTTATTATAGCTGTATTATTTAAACAAAAATTAGCTGAATGGATGATTTTAGATGGAGATTTGGTTCTAGTTATGTTTATCTATTTACTAGTTTTGCCATCTGTGGTCTTTTCCCAAGAAAAGTATAAATTTCAATTAAAGTATAAAGAGAATATTTATATTGCTTTTGTAAATTCTTTTGGAGCTATATTTTCTTGTTTAATTCTTATATTTTTTGTTTTTAATGTAGATAGATATTATGGTAGAATTATTGGATTAATTTTACCAATGTTTTTAATGGGGATTTTTTTCTTTATTAAAATAATAAGAGAGGGTTGGTTTGCTAATGTTAAGAAATATTGGAAATACGCTTTAAAAATTTCTTTACCAATGATTCCGCATGCTCTAGCTATGGTAGTTTTAAATCAAATTGATAGAATTATGATTATTGATAGCTCTGGAAGTTCTGACGCAGGTTTATATAGCTTTGGTTTCGCGTATGCTATATTACTTATGATTTTCTCAAATGCAATCTTACAAGCGTATAAGCCATGGCTTTATACAAAGTACAAAACAAACGAATTATTACAAATAAAAGATTCTCATCGTATCATAACTTTTATTGTATGTCTATTGACAATAGTCATAATAGCTGTAGGTCCAGAGGTTTTAAAAGTTTTGGGTGCTAAAGAATTTTGGGAAGCAAAATGGGTTATTGTTCCAATAGCATTGAGTGCTTTATTTCAATATATTTATAATTCTTATTCCAGTTTAGAGCTATATCATAAAAAAACAAAAATTATTGCAATTGGCTCTGTAATTACTGCTTTAATAAATTACATGTTAAATAGTAGTTTCATACCGATTTACGGTTATACAGCAGCTGCTTATACTACATTTATTAGTTACCTCATTTTATCAATATTTCATTATTTTGGGTATAAAAATATTTGTAAAAAAGTTGTGTTTGATGATAATTTCATATGGGTTTCTGCATTGCTAACCATAGGTGTCTCATTTATAATGCTTTTTTTCTATAACTCAATTTTATTAAGATATACTTTATTAATATTATTGCTTGGCTTAGTTTTTATATTGAAAAAAAATAAAATAAAAGAAGTATCTAAAACCTTATTTATCACTTATAAAAAATAA
- the rfbD gene encoding dTDP-4-dehydrorhamnose reductase has protein sequence MNILITGANGQLGSEINDIKDNYKAHNLIFKGSSALDICNYNQLESFLVENNIEAVINCAAYTAVDKAEKEQGIAKEVNAIGVLNIVNALKKTEGKCIHISTDYVFDGNSFLPYQEEDEINPIGVYGNTKREGELAILDNDIDAIVIRTSWLYSSCGNNFVKTMMRLGNEREELGVIFDQVGTPTYAKDLAKTCLEILTNKEKEKISRNGKLYHFSNEGVASWFDFATAIMDISNTNCNVKPIETKDYPTLAKRPHFSVLNKSKIKKDFGIEIPYWREALKQCISKLNHK, from the coding sequence ATGAATATTCTTATCACAGGTGCTAATGGTCAGTTAGGATCTGAAATAAACGATATAAAAGATAATTACAAAGCTCATAATCTTATTTTCAAAGGTTCATCAGCATTGGATATTTGTAATTACAATCAGTTAGAAAGTTTTCTCGTAGAAAATAATATTGAGGCTGTTATAAATTGTGCGGCATATACAGCAGTCGATAAAGCTGAAAAAGAGCAAGGTATTGCTAAAGAAGTAAATGCAATAGGTGTTTTAAATATTGTAAATGCATTAAAAAAGACTGAAGGAAAATGTATTCATATTTCCACAGATTATGTTTTCGATGGAAATAGCTTTTTACCATATCAAGAAGAGGACGAAATTAATCCTATTGGAGTGTATGGAAATACGAAAAGAGAAGGAGAATTGGCAATTTTAGATAATGATATTGATGCAATTGTCATTAGAACTTCTTGGTTATATTCTTCTTGTGGAAATAATTTCGTAAAAACTATGATGCGTTTAGGTAATGAACGAGAAGAATTAGGCGTTATTTTTGATCAAGTGGGTACACCAACCTACGCAAAAGATTTGGCAAAAACTTGTTTAGAAATTTTAACGAATAAAGAGAAAGAAAAAATTAGTAGAAATGGTAAGTTATATCATTTTTCTAATGAAGGCGTTGCCTCTTGGTTTGATTTTGCCACAGCAATTATGGATATTTCTAATACAAATTGTAATGTAAAACCAATAGAAACCAAAGATTATCCAACTTTAGCAAAACGACCTCATTTTTCAGTGTTAAATAAATCAAAAATAAAAAAAGATTTTGGCATAGAAATTCCATATTGGAGAGAGGCATTAAAGCAATGTATTTCAAAATTAAATCACAAATAA
- a CDS encoding NAD-dependent epimerase/dehydratase family protein, whose amino-acid sequence MSKILITGGSGFIGTNVVEHFISNNYEVINIDIVKPKIKKHKSYWLKGDINDLFFLNKATEEFNPEFIIHLAAKTDLNGKTLEDYKTNIRGVENLLSVSNNLGNLKKILIFSSMLVCKPGFIPVDQLQYRPSTVYGESKVLTEKIVWENVPKCDWAILRPTSIWGPWFDVPYKNFFDIIMKNKYFHIGSSGCTKTYGFVLNTVYQIDKILLAKTTNKKNKVFYLGDHPPTNIETWANEIGTELNIKIKRMPFSLIKFAGYFGDFLNLIGLSFPMTSFRLKNMTTNNIVCLENTSELAPVLPYTRIEGVKKTLIWIKEQ is encoded by the coding sequence ATGAGTAAAATATTAATTACCGGAGGTTCAGGTTTTATTGGTACAAATGTTGTTGAACATTTTATTTCAAATAATTATGAAGTAATAAATATAGATATAGTAAAACCAAAAATTAAAAAGCACAAATCATATTGGTTAAAAGGGGATATTAATGATTTATTTTTTTTAAATAAAGCTACAGAAGAATTTAATCCAGAATTTATAATTCATTTAGCCGCTAAAACTGATTTAAATGGAAAAACCTTGGAAGATTATAAAACTAATATTAGAGGAGTTGAGAATTTATTATCGGTTTCAAACAATTTAGGTAATCTTAAAAAAATATTAATTTTTTCTTCTATGTTAGTTTGTAAGCCTGGATTTATACCAGTTGACCAGCTACAGTATAGGCCAAGTACAGTTTATGGAGAAAGTAAGGTTTTAACTGAAAAGATTGTTTGGGAAAATGTGCCAAAATGTGATTGGGCTATTTTGAGACCAACTTCTATTTGGGGTCCTTGGTTTGATGTACCCTACAAAAATTTTTTTGATATTATTATGAAAAATAAATATTTTCATATAGGTAGTTCAGGATGCACAAAAACCTATGGTTTTGTACTTAATACAGTATATCAGATTGATAAAATATTATTAGCTAAAACTACTAATAAAAAAAATAAAGTTTTTTATTTGGGAGACCATCCTCCAACAAATATAGAAACTTGGGCAAATGAGATTGGGACAGAATTAAATATAAAGATTAAAAGAATGCCATTCAGTTTAATTAAGTTTGCTGGCTATTTTGGAGATTTTTTAAACTTAATTGGTTTATCATTTCCGATGACCTCATTTAGATTAAAAAATATGACAACTAATAATATTGTATGCCTAGAAAACACCTCAGAGTTAGCGCCAGTGCTACCTTACACCAGAATTGAAGGTGTGAAAAAAACTCTAATTTGGATTAAAGAGCAATAA
- the rfbA gene encoding glucose-1-phosphate thymidylyltransferase RfbA, whose amino-acid sequence MKGIILAGGSGTRLYPITKGVSKQLLPVYDKPMIYYPLSVLMLSGIKEILIISTPEDLPNFEKLLGNGNDLGIKLSYKVQPSPDGLAQAFIIGEEFIGNDDVCLVLGDNIFYGHGLTEMLKAAKENVEKDRKSTVFGYYVNDPERYGVAEFDTEGNVTSIEEKPEKPKSNYAVVGLYFYTDEVVEIAKRIKPSDRGELEITTINQQYLEKKELKVQLMGRGFAWLDTGTHDSLMEAGQFIETIEKRQGLKVACLEEIAYYMKYIDAKQLKRLAEPLKKNGYGQYLLKLAKK is encoded by the coding sequence ATGAAAGGAATAATATTGGCAGGAGGAAGCGGAACTAGATTGTATCCGATTACAAAAGGCGTATCAAAACAGTTATTACCTGTTTATGATAAACCCATGATTTATTATCCGTTATCTGTATTAATGTTGTCTGGTATTAAAGAGATTTTAATAATTTCTACTCCAGAGGACTTGCCAAATTTTGAAAAGCTATTAGGTAACGGTAACGATTTAGGGATTAAATTATCTTATAAAGTGCAGCCAAGTCCAGATGGTTTAGCGCAAGCGTTTATTATTGGAGAAGAATTTATTGGAAATGATGACGTATGTTTGGTGTTGGGAGATAATATTTTTTACGGTCATGGGTTAACAGAAATGTTGAAAGCAGCCAAAGAAAATGTAGAAAAAGATAGAAAATCAACTGTTTTTGGTTATTATGTAAATGATCCTGAAAGATATGGAGTTGCAGAATTTGATACCGAAGGAAACGTAACTTCCATTGAAGAAAAACCAGAAAAACCAAAATCTAATTATGCAGTAGTAGGTTTGTATTTTTACACAGATGAAGTTGTAGAAATTGCCAAAAGAATAAAACCTTCGGATAGAGGTGAATTAGAAATCACAACTATTAATCAACAATATTTAGAAAAAAAAGAACTAAAAGTTCAATTAATGGGAAGAGGTTTCGCTTGGTTAGATACAGGGACACACGATTCTTTAATGGAAGCAGGTCAGTTTATAGAAACTATAGAAAAAAGACAGGGATTGAAGGTGGCTTGTTTAGAAGAAATTGCTTATTACATGAAATACATTGATGCCAAACAATTAAAAAGATTGGCAGAACCTTTAAAAAAGAATGGGTATGGACAATATCTATTAAAACTAGCTAAGAAATAA
- a CDS encoding glycosyltransferase family 2 protein: MKISIITVCYNSEKTIENTIESVISQTYNNVEYIVIDGDSIDNTLNIIKKHQSRIEKWISEPDKGLYDAMNKGIALATGDIIGVLNSDDIFHSEIVLEEIAKFHHENSIDASIGNIVQINQNGKIVRKYSAKNWKPNKLKIGFMPAHPAIFFKRELFDRFGLYQLDYTIGADYELITRFFLKNKITWKFSYITTTSMLIGGLSSSGLSSYRLISKEIKKALTRNNIPFNYTKVKLRGFWKIVGFLNKV; the protein is encoded by the coding sequence ATGAAAATCTCTATAATAACAGTTTGTTACAACAGTGAAAAAACTATAGAAAATACTATAGAATCGGTTATATCTCAAACATATAATAATGTAGAGTATATAGTTATAGATGGTGATTCTATAGATAATACATTAAATATTATAAAAAAACATCAATCGAGAATCGAAAAATGGATTTCAGAACCCGATAAAGGATTGTATGATGCAATGAATAAGGGTATTGCCTTAGCAACTGGAGATATTATAGGTGTTTTAAATTCTGATGATATTTTTCATTCAGAAATAGTGTTAGAGGAAATCGCAAAATTTCATCATGAAAATTCAATTGATGCATCTATTGGAAACATAGTACAAATCAACCAAAATGGAAAAATAGTTAGAAAATATTCTGCTAAAAATTGGAAACCAAATAAACTAAAAATTGGTTTTATGCCTGCCCATCCTGCAATTTTTTTTAAAAGAGAATTGTTTGATAGATTTGGTTTGTATCAATTAGATTACACAATAGGTGCCGATTATGAATTAATTACACGTTTCTTTCTTAAAAATAAAATTACTTGGAAATTTTCTTACATAACCACAACATCTATGTTAATTGGTGGTCTGAGTAGTTCTGGTTTAAGTAGTTATCGATTAATTTCTAAAGAGATAAAAAAAGCTTTAACAAGAAATAATATTCCTTTTAATTATACTAAAGTTAAATTAAGAGGTTTCTGGAAGATTGTTGGATTTTTAAATAAAGTTTAG
- a CDS encoding oligosaccharide repeat unit polymerase yields MKFEKIDLLKNYYFISVLIYFSAIYLTFIRVGLFMSFILVLASTVLYYKKKFLIRKGLDVLVIFYIIYNIFSFVFFTFSGLPYSVFFKEFSNSILPIIPFYFFGRLNYQNSFYNTTLYALAGCFLVGFYFYFTLPYNYMFFMNKIDGTGTNPIGYTINYHSILGITATGSLGAISLLLSLGKLYNSKFKKGKIIFLICLVALVLSFRRAALYTGLFAILWFNYLIIFKFKSQKFKILFFELFIVLISIYKLLEFNPEFLDDLYERFNSFSDAIDSRSGSWFAGLSHTKSFITGDGLGRYGHKAVEFSNLYIPDGNYFRMIAELGFVGFSIFLLIIFNAIKLGIYNLKDNYINICIIIMVCLQAVGSDMFSFQIVAPLFWFAIGSCNKITN; encoded by the coding sequence ATGAAATTTGAAAAAATAGATCTTTTAAAAAACTACTACTTTATATCTGTATTGATATATTTTAGTGCTATTTATCTAACTTTTATCAGGGTTGGATTATTTATGTCATTTATATTAGTACTTGCTTCAACCGTTTTATATTATAAAAAAAAGTTTTTAATAAGAAAAGGCCTTGATGTTCTTGTTATCTTTTATATTATATATAATATTTTTTCGTTTGTTTTTTTTACTTTTTCAGGTTTGCCTTACAGTGTTTTTTTTAAAGAATTTTCAAACTCAATTTTACCAATTATCCCTTTTTATTTTTTTGGAAGATTAAATTATCAAAATTCTTTCTATAACACCACTTTATATGCATTAGCTGGTTGTTTTCTAGTTGGATTTTATTTTTATTTTACTTTACCGTATAATTATATGTTTTTTATGAATAAAATTGACGGAACAGGAACAAATCCAATAGGTTACACTATCAACTATCATTCAATTTTAGGTATTACAGCAACTGGTTCTCTTGGGGCGATAAGTTTGTTGTTATCATTAGGAAAACTATATAATAGTAAGTTTAAAAAAGGAAAAATTATTTTTTTAATTTGTCTTGTCGCTTTAGTTTTATCGTTTAGAAGAGCTGCTCTTTACACAGGGTTATTTGCTATTCTCTGGTTTAATTATTTAATTATTTTTAAATTTAAATCTCAAAAGTTTAAAATTTTATTTTTTGAGCTTTTTATTGTTTTAATATCTATTTATAAACTTTTGGAATTTAACCCTGAATTTTTAGATGATTTATATGAAAGGTTTAATTCTTTTTCGGATGCAATAGATAGTAGAAGTGGTAGTTGGTTTGCAGGGCTATCACATACTAAAAGTTTTATCACTGGTGATGGTTTAGGTAGATATGGACATAAAGCTGTGGAGTTTTCTAATCTCTATATTCCTGATGGTAATTATTTTAGAATGATTGCGGAATTGGGTTTTGTAGGTTTTTCAATTTTTCTACTAATAATTTTCAATGCTATAAAATTAGGTATATATAATCTAAAAGATAATTATATAAATATTTGTATAATAATTATGGTATGCTTACAAGCAGTTGGATCAGATATGTTTTCATTTCAAATTGTTGCGCCACTATTTTGGTTTGCAATTGGATCTTGCAATAAAATTACTAATTAA
- the rfbB gene encoding dTDP-glucose 4,6-dehydratase, producing the protein MKNILVTGGAGFIGSHLVRLLVNKYPNYSIINMDVLTYAGNLANLKDIENKENYTFVKCDICDFESVKNIFKKYKIDNVIHLAAESHVDRSIKDPFSFAQTNVMGTLSLLQTAKLYWNENYENKLFYHVSTDEVYGSLGKEGFFTETTAYDPHSPYSASKASSDHFVRAFQDTYNLPTLISNCSNNYGSYQFPEKLIPLFINNIKNNKPLPVYGKGENVRDWLFVNDHARAIDVIFHSGKLGETYNIGGFNEWKNIDLIKVIIKTVDKYLGRPEGTSEKLITFVTDRAGHDLRYAIDSTKLKDELGWEPSLQFEEGIDKTVKWYLENEDWLQNVTSRDYSKYYVEMYNTKKS; encoded by the coding sequence ATGAAAAATATATTAGTAACTGGTGGCGCAGGTTTTATAGGATCCCATTTAGTAAGACTTTTAGTCAATAAATATCCAAATTATAGCATTATCAATATGGATGTGTTAACTTACGCAGGTAATTTGGCAAATCTAAAAGATATTGAAAATAAGGAAAATTATACATTTGTTAAATGTGATATTTGTGATTTTGAAAGCGTAAAAAATATTTTTAAAAAATATAAAATTGATAATGTAATTCATTTAGCAGCAGAATCTCACGTAGATAGATCGATTAAAGATCCGTTTTCATTTGCACAAACTAATGTAATGGGAACGTTGAGTTTGTTACAAACAGCAAAATTATATTGGAATGAAAACTATGAAAACAAATTGTTTTATCATGTTTCTACAGATGAAGTCTACGGTTCTTTAGGTAAAGAAGGTTTTTTTACAGAAACTACTGCTTATGATCCACATTCGCCTTATTCAGCATCAAAAGCTTCTTCAGATCATTTTGTAAGAGCTTTCCAGGACACGTATAATCTTCCAACTTTAATTTCTAACTGTTCTAATAATTACGGATCCTATCAATTTCCAGAAAAATTAATTCCATTATTCATCAATAATATAAAAAACAACAAACCTTTACCAGTTTACGGAAAAGGAGAAAATGTTAGAGATTGGTTATTTGTTAACGATCACGCAAGAGCAATAGATGTTATTTTTCATAGCGGAAAATTAGGCGAAACTTATAATATAGGAGGTTTTAACGAATGGAAAAATATTGATTTGATAAAAGTAATCATTAAAACAGTAGATAAATATTTAGGAAGACCTGAAGGTACATCAGAAAAACTTATTACTTTTGTTACTGATAGGGCAGGTCATGACTTACGATATGCGATTGATTCAACAAAATTAAAAGATGAATTAGGTTGGGAACCATCCTTACAATTTGAAGAAGGAATTGATAAAACAGTAAAATGGTATTTAGAAAATGAAGATTGGTTACAAAATGTAACTTCTAGAGATTATTCGAAGTATTATGTTGAGATGTATAATACAAAAAAGTCATGA
- the rfbC gene encoding dTDP-4-dehydrorhamnose 3,5-epimerase yields the protein MKFIKTKIQDVYIIEPNVFGDHRGYFLESFNLKQFEEHIYPIKFVQDNESKSSKGVLRGLHFQTPPFNQAKLVRCIEGRVMDVAVDVRKGSPTYGEHVAVELSGENKRQLFVPRGFAHGFSVLSDTAVFGYKVDNTYAPEYDYGIRWNDNDLAIDWGLNEEEVLLSEKDKNLTFFKDLDSPFDF from the coding sequence ATGAAGTTTATAAAAACTAAAATTCAAGATGTTTACATCATTGAACCTAATGTTTTCGGAGATCATAGGGGATATTTTTTAGAATCTTTCAATCTGAAACAATTTGAAGAACATATTTACCCAATAAAATTTGTACAGGATAATGAATCTAAATCTTCAAAAGGAGTTTTAAGAGGATTACACTTTCAAACCCCCCCCTTTAACCAAGCCAAATTAGTAAGGTGTATTGAAGGACGAGTAATGGATGTGGCTGTGGATGTTAGAAAAGGTTCACCAACTTACGGAGAACATGTCGCTGTAGAATTATCAGGTGAAAATAAAAGACAATTGTTTGTGCCAAGAGGTTTTGCGCACGGTTTTTCTGTTTTAAGTGATACAGCTGTTTTTGGATATAAAGTGGACAATACATACGCTCCAGAATATGATTATGGTATTCGTTGGAATGATAATGATCTAGCAATTGATTGGGGTTTAAATGAAGAAGAAGTTTTACTATCTGAAAAAGATAAAAATCTTACTTTTTTTAAGGATTTAGATTCACCTTTTGATTTTTAA